A window of the Hordeum vulgare subsp. vulgare chromosome 5H, MorexV3_pseudomolecules_assembly, whole genome shotgun sequence genome harbors these coding sequences:
- the LOC123398911 gene encoding zinc-finger homeodomain protein 1, with product MSMDFDDHDDGDEEMHMSMPMPMPMPVSSSYETPPPLSTGLAGAGITPNKPPGGGGGGGELGGRAKVPGGARYRECLKNHAVGIGGHAVDGCGEFIAAGEEGSIDALRCAACNCHRNFHRRESDFPAGAEGSPFSPTAMVPYGGVPHHQFSPYYRTPAGYLHHHQHHMAAAAAAVAAAAAGHPRPLALPSTSHSGRDDAEELSGMAAGPMSALAPLSSMSLGAGPSGYGSGSGSGKKRFRTKFTQEQKDKMLAFAERVGWRIQKHDEAAVLHFCDEVGVKRHVLKVWMHNNKHTLGKKPPSI from the coding sequence ATGAGCATGGActtcgacgaccacgacgacggcgacgaggagATGCACATGTCCATGCCGATGCCGATGCCGATGCCGGTGAGCTCCAGCTACGAGACTCCGCCGCCGCTGTCCACGGGGCTTGCCGGCGCCGGGATTACGCCGAACAAGCCtcctggtggtggcggcggtggtggtgagcTCGGCGGCCGTGCCAAGGTCCCGGGCGGCGCAAGGTACCGCGAGTGCCTCAAGAACCACGCGGTGGGCATCGGAGGGCACGCCGTCGACGGCTGCGGCGAGTTCATCGCCGCCGGCGAGGAGGGCAGCATCGACGCGCTCCGCTGCGCCGCGTGCAACTGCCACCGCAACTTCCACCGGAGGGAGTCCGACTTCCCCGCGGGGGCCGAGGGCTCGCCCTTCTCTCCCACCGCAATGGTCCCCTACGGAGGCGTGCCGCACCACCAGTTCTCGCCCTACTACCGCACCCCGGCGGGCTACctgcaccaccaccagcaccacatgGCCGCCGCAGCCGCCGCGGTCGCCGCCGCTGCCGCAGGCCACCCTCGACCGCTGGCGCTCCCGTCCACCTCCCACAGCGGCCGCGACGACGCCGAGGAGCTGTCGGGCATGGCGGCAGGGCCCATGTCGGCGCTGGCCCCGCTGAGCAGCATGTCCCTGGGCGCGGGCCCGTCGGGGTACGGCTCCGGGTCCGGGTCCGGCAAGAAGCGGTTCCGCACCAAGTTCACCCAGGAGCAGAAGGACAAGATGCTGGCCTTCGCGGAGCGCGTGGGGTGGCGCATCCAGAAGCACGACGAGGCGGCCGTGCTGCACTTCTGCGACGAGGTGGGCGTCAAGCGCcacgtcctcaaggtctggatgcACAACAACAAGCACACCCTCGGCAAGAAGCCGCCCAGCATTTGA